GTTTTTACACCCATGGCCTTTTGGTATCCCATTTATGTTATTAGGGGCACGGCGGGTGCATAACAATATAGTAATACCAATACCAGAAATTGTTTGTCGGATTTTTACGAGTATTCATTGTACTTAATATAATACAATATGAAGATTGTTGTCAACAATAATTATTTTATTTTTAATGCATTACACTAATACTCAAAATAATTTTAATAACATTTTAATGATTTTTCTTGCCTACTTAATGAAGTGAGCGCCCCGGCTCATACGGTTTTTGAATGCGGATTGAGCCACTATGAATGCCGTCCTGACTCCGTTTCTAAGATTGATCACCATAGGAACAAGGTGTGCCCTTCTGTAAAAATCGTCTATCCTGTTCTTGAGATAGCCAAGATCTGATTTTGCCCTCTCCAGTCTCCTGACAGTACGTATGATACCCACGTAATTCCACATGGTGGATTTTATACTTACCCAGTCCTGCTGGATAAGCGCCGGGTCAACCTCTTCTTCCCGTTCCGGAAAACGCCATGGCGGGATTTCAGATTCTTCATACGGTTTTTTATCATCAAAGTGTTCAACTATATGTTGAGCAGATCTTATTCCCCACACCAGTCCTTCAAGGAGCGACGTGGAAGCAAGTCTGTTGGCGCCATGTATGCCCGTTGCCGTCACCTCCCCGGCAGCATAGAGATTATTGAGAGATGTCCTTCCCCAGACATCCACCTGGACACCACCGCAACTGTAGTGAGCGGCAGGCACAACCGGAATAGGCACCTTCTGGATATCAATATCAAGCGACAGACAGCGTTTATAAATAGTGGGAAAACGTTTCTTGATATTGATATCCGTATAAGAGGCAATATCGAGATAGACGTATGAATCTCCTCTTTTTATCATCTCTTCATATATTGCCCGTGACACCTCGTCTCTCGGCGCAAGATCGCCCAAAGAAGAATATTTGTCCATGAAAGGTACATCGTCTTTTGTTTTAAGCTTTGCGCCCTCACCCCTCAGCGCCTCTGAAATAAGAAATCCGTCGGCGTCCTTATGAAAAAGACTTGTTGGATGGAACTGAATGTACTCCATATTGATCAGTCTGGCCCCTGCCCTGTCGGCCATTGCAAATCCGTCGCCTGTTGCACTGGAAGGATTTGTGGTGTGGAGATAGATTCTTCCGAGACCTCCGGCTGCAAGGATCGTATAGGTCGAGAATATCCTCTCCACATGCTCACTTTCGTTATTCAGCACATATGCGCCTATACACTGCGGCTCCATATACAACGCCAGCGGACTGGTCGAATGATGCGGTATGGTAAGCAGGTCTACTGCGGTATAATTTACAAAAACTCTTATTTTTTCTATCTCCATCACCTTTTTTACAAGGGCTTCTTCAATTGACTTTCCCGTGGAATCCATACAATGGAGAATCCTTCTTTTCGAATGACTTGCCTCCCTTGCATATTCATATCCTGCCTCCTCGGAACGCGAAAAAGGGACACCTATTTTTTTTACCAGAAAAGCATCCACCAGGGATGGCCCTTCGTGGGCAACCACTTTAACCGCCTCAAGGTTTGAAATTCCATCCCCGGCCTGCATAATATCGTTTATAAGGTATTCCGGGGAGTCATCCCTTCCCATAGAGACAATCCCACCCTGAGCATGGTATGTATTCGATTCCTCAAGGGTTGACCCCTTTGTGACAATGATTACATCGAGCCCTGAATCTGCGGCGGTAATGGCCGCCGAAAGGCCGGCTATACCCGAACCGATAATGAGAACATCACAATAATGTCTGTTATCTTTATTCATTTTATTTAATCTCCAGCATTCTTTTTAAGGCCAGCCTTGCATGTTCCGTATACGTTCCATCCACAAGAACCGGATTGACAACCCTTCCTTCGACCAGATTTTCAAGCACACGAAGGAGCTTTTCCGGCGTAATCTTTGCCATCTCCCTGCAGCCTGAACCCAAAAGGGGAATAATAAGCTTATCCGGATTTTCTTTTTTAATCCTGTTTACAAAGTTAATCTCCGTTCCAATTGCCCAGCTTGAGCCTGGGGCCGATTTTTCTACAGTATTCTTAATAAAGCTCGTTGAACCCGCCAAATCGGAAACGTTAACGGTATCCGGAGTACATTCGGGATGCACAATTACCTTTATGCCTTCATATTGCCTTCTTATTGCCTCCACATGGGACGGTAAAATAACCGTATGAACTATGCAAAATCCTCTCCACAAAAAAATCCTGGCATTGTTCATGGATGCTCCATTCCTGGTGTTGTCGGTCTCGTAGGGATCCCAGAGAAACATCTCTTCGTCGGATATACCCATGGTGTGCGCCATGTTTCTTCCAAGGTTTTCATCCGGAAAAAAGAAAGGGACTGCATTTCTGGAAAAGACATGTTCCATGACCTTTTTAGCATTGGCTGATGTACACACAAGCCCTTCGTTTTTACCGCAAAAGGCCTTTAAATCGGCATTTGAATTAACGTACACAACGGGGATAATCCTTTTCCCTGTCTTTCCCAGGGTAACCCATGCCTTTTCAACATCATCTATATTCGCCATCTCTGCCAGAGGGCATCTCGCTTTTGTTTCCGGATGAAACACCATCTGTTCAGGACTGCATATGATTCGCGCCATTTCAGCCATAAAGGATACGGAACAGAAGATGATATAATGTGCATCTTTCTGTTTTGAAGCGGCCTGGGCAAGCAGTAAAGAATCTCCAATAAAATCTGCTGATTGTATAATGTCGTCATTTTGATAGAAATGCGCCAGTACAACCAGGTCACTGCCAAGTTTCTTTCTGGCAGCCTTTATCCTTTCCAGTATTTCTGTTTTTGTTGGTTGCGGTTTACTCATCATCTACGAAACTCCTTCGTGGAGCAAACTTATGTCGAGCGATTTAAAAGAATGTGTCAACGCCCCTATTGAGATAAAATCGACACCAGCTTTCGCAATTTTCTTTATGCTTTCTATGTTTACGTTCCCGGACACTTCAACGGGAATCCTTTTGTTCACGAATAAAACTGCCGTCTTTATCCCTTTTGTATCCCAGTTGTCGAGCATTATACGATCTACTTCTTCCTTTAATGCCTCCTCTAACTCCACCATGTTTTTTACTTCTACCTCTATAGGCACCTTTGATATGTCGCGGATCTTCCTTACTGCATCTTTTATGGAGCCCGCAGCAGCTATATGGTTCTCTTTAATAAGGGCCATTTCACTGAGATTGCTCCTGTGATTATAGCCTCCACCCATTCTCACCGCATATTTTTCCTTTTCCCTGTGGCCAGGGGAAGTCTTTCTTGTATCAAGTATCTTAACTCCGGTGCCTTCAACGGCCTCAACAAACTTCCCCGTTAAAGTGGCTATGCCTGAAAGTCTCTGCAGAAAGTTCAAGGCAACCCTTTCACCCGTCAATATTGCACGTGTCTTTCCTTTAATAATGGTGATTATGTCGCCCTTCTTCACATGCTCCCCGTCTTTTTTCCATTCTTCGTATACCAATGTATCGTCAAGCTCCCTGAAAACTTCTTTTGCGATAGACTGGCCCGCAATGACACCATCCTCTTTTGCAACAATTCTGGCCCTTGAAACATGCATTTCAGACACTATGGCATCTGTGGTAATATCCCCGGTACCAATATCTTCTGTCAGATAATATTTTATGCTGTTCTTCATAGAATTATTTATTATAAGGTTGTATAGAAATTGAGTCAATCAAAGACTGCTATTCTTTTAAAATAGTTTTGTAATCATACTCAATATATGTCATATCTATATAGAATCTCAGATTCAAAAATAAAATTCAACTTTATTGAAAATGTAAATACGGAGGTATAGATATGAAATTTTTTATAGACACGGCAAACATTGAAGAGATCAAAAAAGGGATTGAAATGGGGCTTGTCGATGGCGTTACAACCAACCCTTCATTGCTCTCAAAGGAAAAAAAGGATCCACAGACAGTAATTAAAGAAATCTTATCCGTTGTAGAAGGGCCTGTAAGCCTGGAGGTTGTGGCCACAGACTCCAAAGGTATGGTCGGGGAGGCAAGAAAGCTTGCATCATTAGGCCCTAATGCTGTTATCAAAATCCCCATGACTGAGGAAGGGGCCAAAGCAGTAAAAACACTCTCACAGGAAGGCATAAAAACAAACGTAACATTGATATTCCAACCTGTTCAGGCGCTTATTGCTGCAAAAGCGGGGGCAAGTTACGTAAGTCCCTTCATCGGGAGACTCGATGACATTTCCCAGAGAGGCATGGGCATTATTGAAGATATAGCGACAATCTATTCAAATTACGGGTTTGAAGCAGAGATCATCGTTGCAAGCATCCGCAATCCCGTTCATGTCCTTGATGCAGCGCTTATTGGCGCTGACATAGCCACCATACCCTTTAACGTTCTCTCACAGCTCATCAAACATCCATTAACTGACATAGGACTTGAGAAGTTTTTGAAGGATTGGCAATCGATAAAACAGTAGATAGTAGATAGAATAAACCCAAATCTGTCATTGGGAAGGTGTCGGGGTATCCCGGAGCAAACCGTCATGAGGCGAGGAAGCTCGGTCTTTTGCGTATGCAAAAGTTCCGAAGCCGAACGCGAGTGAATGGAGTCGCCGGAGCGGAATGAACGTGTTTGCGAGGGATTATCCGACACCGATAGTGATTCTAACGATAAATCTGGGTTTAGTACTATTCACTGTTCACTATTCGCTATTCACTGCTCTATTAAATATTTTTCCGATTATCTATCGAGCTTTTTATGGTGAGTGGGTCTATGTAAACAATATCTCCACCGACAGGAATGCCTGAAGCAATTCTTGTAATCCTTACATCAAGTGATTTTAGAATCTCGCTTATATAGTGGGCAGTTGTATTACCTTCTATGTTGGGATTAGTGGCAATAATCACTTCCTTGATTTCTTCCCTGATAATCCTCTCATGCAATTCTTTTATCCTCACGTCATCGGGACCAATGCCCTCTATAGGGTTTATAACACCGTGAAGAATATGGTATTTATAATGACCTGGATTGGCCGATTCTACCACCATCATATGTGATGATTCTTCGACAACACAAATAATAGACCTGTCCCTCCGGGGGTCAGTACAGATTACGCAAGGATCAACATCCGTAATATTGAAGCAGACACTGCAAAGTTTTATTTTTTCTTTAACATCGAGAAGGCTTTCTGAAAGTTCAGATATATAAAACCCCTTGGAATTGAGAAGAAAAAAGGTGAGTCTTGTAGCGGTTTTCCTGCCAATGCCAGGCAACTTTGTAAGGTTTTCAATCAACCGCTCGATTGGTCCGGGATAATACAATCTATACCCCGAACGGCATTTGCATACCACCAAGCCCGGTAATCTTCGCCATCTCTTCCTGCATCATATCTTTTGATTTATTGAGACCTTCGTTGATAGCTGCAACGATAAGGTCTTCCAGGAGTTCTTTGTCCTTTTCTTCCCATATTTCGTCGGAAATCTTTAATGAAATCAGATCCTGTTTTCCATTTACCACACAAGAGACCATACCTCCGCCGGATTGGGCTTCAACGGTTTTGTCGCCCATTTCTTCCTGCATCTTTTGAAGCTTCTCCTGCATCTTTTTTGCCTGGCTTAATAGTTGACCAAAATTCTTTGACATATCCCCTCCTTCTTCATACTTTAAATAAGGAATCTGCCTCTTTCACATAATCCTCGAGCATATCCTTTTTCTTCTCTGTTGCACCTTTAAAAATTAATCCCATTTCGTTGCCAAAAAATATCTTCGAATACTGTCTTATATCATCCTTCAAGCTGGCATCTTCTTTGATGAAATTATAGTTTTTGTCAATAAATACAACTATATTGGCACCATCTATCTTAATTTCAAGGGACTGCAGGATGCTACTCATAAAGGGCTTCTTCTGTTTCAGATACTCAATAAACCCTTTCAAATCCTTCTTAAATTGAGGTTCGGGTGGATTATGCTCCTCTACAAGTTTATCATATTTATCATGCACAGACCCCTCTGTATGCTCGTGCTTACTTAAACTGTCAATCATTTTCTCCACATCTCTCAGTTTTGAGATGTTGTAGAGGTTGATATAGAGTATCTCCAGGGAAATCCTCTGGAAAATCCCTTTAAACATGTCCTCTGATCTCAGCATATAGTTCAGCATATTTTGAATCTCATAATATTCAATACCTTTTAACAGTTCCGCTATTTTACGATATTCTTCCTCTCCCATATAAAAAAAGGGGGGGATGCTGCCGTATACCTTGAGTATCATCATGTTTCGCAAAAAAGATATAAGACCTTCGTATACCTGATAGGTATCATAACCATCATTCAATGTCTTCTCAATAATCTCAAGACCGGCCTTCAGGTTTTCGTCCAGAATAGATTTGATGAGGTCGTACAGGATTTCTTTTTCTACAATACCAATTACACTTATAACATCCTTTTCGGATATAAAGTCACCGCTATAGGCAATAATCTGATCTAACAGAGATTCGGCATCTCTCATACTCCCGTCTGCCTCGACTGCAATATGGCTGAAGGCGCTCTCATCATATTTTATCTTTTCGTCCTCGCAGATCAACTTCAACTGGTTCACTATCTCCCTCTCCGAAATCCTCTTGAAGTCAAAACGCTGACACCTGGACATTATCGTGTAAGGAATCTTCTGCGGCTCCGTAGTTGCAAGAATAAAGATATTGTTTCCGGGAGGCTCTTCGAGGGTTTTCAAAAAGGCATCTCTTGCCTGCGGTGTCAACATATGTGCCTCATCGAGAATATATAGCTTGTAAGTGCCCTTCATGGGCATATACCTGACGGTTTCGGTGAGCTCTCTGATGTCGTCAATTCCTCTTGTGGATGCCGCATCTATCTCAATAACATCAACAAAGCTGCCGTTATCGATCGCAGTGCAATTTTCACATATGCCGCAAGGCTCTTCTTTTGGCCCGCCAATACAGTTCATCGCCTTAGCAATGATCCTTGCAAGGGATGTTTTACCAACACCCCTCGGGCCGGTAAAGAGGTAGGCATGCGCTACCCTGTTGTGTTTAATCGAGTTCTTTATTGTTGTGACAATATGAGGTTGACCTACAACATCTTCGAAACGCTTTGGTCTCCACCTTCGTGCAATGACAGTGTAGTTCATTCCTCAA
The sequence above is a segment of the Pseudomonadota bacterium genome. Coding sequences within it:
- the nadC gene encoding carboxylating nicotinate-nucleotide diphosphorylase; the protein is MKNSIKYYLTEDIGTGDITTDAIVSEMHVSRARIVAKEDGVIAGQSIAKEVFRELDDTLVYEEWKKDGEHVKKGDIITIIKGKTRAILTGERVALNFLQRLSGIATLTGKFVEAVEGTGVKILDTRKTSPGHREKEKYAVRMGGGYNHRSNLSEMALIKENHIAAAGSIKDAVRKIRDISKVPIEVEVKNMVELEEALKEEVDRIMLDNWDTKGIKTAVLFVNKRIPVEVSGNVNIESIKKIAKAGVDFISIGALTHSFKSLDISLLHEGVS
- the dnaX gene encoding DNA polymerase III subunit gamma/tau, which translates into the protein MNYTVIARRWRPKRFEDVVGQPHIVTTIKNSIKHNRVAHAYLFTGPRGVGKTSLARIIAKAMNCIGGPKEEPCGICENCTAIDNGSFVDVIEIDAASTRGIDDIRELTETVRYMPMKGTYKLYILDEAHMLTPQARDAFLKTLEEPPGNNIFILATTEPQKIPYTIMSRCQRFDFKRISEREIVNQLKLICEDEKIKYDESAFSHIAVEADGSMRDAESLLDQIIAYSGDFISEKDVISVIGIVEKEILYDLIKSILDENLKAGLEIIEKTLNDGYDTYQVYEGLISFLRNMMILKVYGSIPPFFYMGEEEYRKIAELLKGIEYYEIQNMLNYMLRSEDMFKGIFQRISLEILYINLYNISKLRDVEKMIDSLSKHEHTEGSVHDKYDKLVEEHNPPEPQFKKDLKGFIEYLKQKKPFMSSILQSLEIKIDGANIVVFIDKNYNFIKEDASLKDDIRQYSKIFFGNEMGLIFKGATEKKKDMLEDYVKEADSLFKV
- the recR gene encoding recombination mediator RecR codes for the protein MYYPGPIERLIENLTKLPGIGRKTATRLTFFLLNSKGFYISELSESLLDVKEKIKLCSVCFNITDVDPCVICTDPRRDRSIICVVEESSHMMVVESANPGHYKYHILHGVINPIEGIGPDDVRIKELHERIIREEIKEVIIATNPNIEGNTTAHYISEILKSLDVRITRIASGIPVGGDIVYIDPLTIKSSIDNRKNI
- the nadB gene encoding L-aspartate oxidase, whose amino-acid sequence is MNKDNRHYCDVLIIGSGIAGLSAAITAADSGLDVIIVTKGSTLEESNTYHAQGGIVSMGRDDSPEYLINDIMQAGDGISNLEAVKVVAHEGPSLVDAFLVKKIGVPFSRSEEAGYEYAREASHSKRRILHCMDSTGKSIEEALVKKVMEIEKIRVFVNYTAVDLLTIPHHSTSPLALYMEPQCIGAYVLNNESEHVERIFSTYTILAAGGLGRIYLHTTNPSSATGDGFAMADRAGARLINMEYIQFHPTSLFHKDADGFLISEALRGEGAKLKTKDDVPFMDKYSSLGDLAPRDEVSRAIYEEMIKRGDSYVYLDIASYTDINIKKRFPTIYKRCLSLDIDIQKVPIPVVPAAHYSCGGVQVDVWGRTSLNNLYAAGEVTATGIHGANRLASTSLLEGLVWGIRSAQHIVEHFDDKKPYEESEIPPWRFPEREEEVDPALIQQDWVSIKSTMWNYVGIIRTVRRLERAKSDLGYLKNRIDDFYRRAHLVPMVINLRNGVRTAFIVAQSAFKNRMSRGAHFIK
- the nadA gene encoding quinolinate synthase NadA; translation: MMSKPQPTKTEILERIKAARKKLGSDLVVLAHFYQNDDIIQSADFIGDSLLLAQAASKQKDAHYIIFCSVSFMAEMARIICSPEQMVFHPETKARCPLAEMANIDDVEKAWVTLGKTGKRIIPVVYVNSNADLKAFCGKNEGLVCTSANAKKVMEHVFSRNAVPFFFPDENLGRNMAHTMGISDEEMFLWDPYETDNTRNGASMNNARIFLWRGFCIVHTVILPSHVEAIRRQYEGIKVIVHPECTPDTVNVSDLAGSTSFIKNTVEKSAPGSSWAIGTEINFVNRIKKENPDKLIIPLLGSGCREMAKITPEKLLRVLENLVEGRVVNPVLVDGTYTEHARLALKRMLEIK
- a CDS encoding YbaB/EbfC family nucleoid-associated protein, which encodes MSKNFGQLLSQAKKMQEKLQKMQEEMGDKTVEAQSGGGMVSCVVNGKQDLISLKISDEIWEEKDKELLEDLIVAAINEGLNKSKDMMQEEMAKITGLGGMQMPFGV
- the fsa gene encoding fructose-6-phosphate aldolase — encoded protein: MKFFIDTANIEEIKKGIEMGLVDGVTTNPSLLSKEKKDPQTVIKEILSVVEGPVSLEVVATDSKGMVGEARKLASLGPNAVIKIPMTEEGAKAVKTLSQEGIKTNVTLIFQPVQALIAAKAGASYVSPFIGRLDDISQRGMGIIEDIATIYSNYGFEAEIIVASIRNPVHVLDAALIGADIATIPFNVLSQLIKHPLTDIGLEKFLKDWQSIKQ